Proteins found in one Clostridium kluyveri DSM 555 genomic segment:
- a CDS encoding VRR-NUC domain-containing protein: MLEKYIEKKLVAEVKKMGGIAAKFVSPGLDGMPDRLVLLPHGKMAFVELKAPGKKPRLLQIRRIKQLQKLGFACYVIDDVKQIGGILGEIQSS, translated from the coding sequence ATGCTTGAAAAATATATCGAAAAGAAACTGGTGGCTGAGGTAAAAAAGATGGGAGGCATCGCTGCGAAGTTTGTTAGCCCAGGTTTAGATGGAATGCCAGACCGCCTAGTGCTTTTACCGCATGGGAAGATGGCATTTGTGGAATTAAAGGCTCCCGGAAAGAAACCTCGCCTGTTACAGATTAGAAGAATAAAGCAATTACAGAAGTTAGGCTTTGCCTGCTATGTCATTGATGATGTTAAGCAGATTGGAGGGATACTCGGTGAAATACAATCCTCATAA